The Armatimonadota bacterium genome includes a window with the following:
- the rluB gene encoding pseudouridine synthase, with product MQERLQKVLAACGCGSRRECERFIVDGRVAVNGVVVTELGSRADPERDRITLDGRLVQPPPLRYIALYKPRGVASTRRDPHAKRTVMDLLPPDLQHLYPVGRLDVPSEGLVILTNDGDLANRLTHPRFGVPKVYRVTVSGIVTNAEVEMMRRGMDLEDGRTLPAGVVVDDRDLKEDRTRLEVVLTEGRKRIIRRMFEALGHETLRLKRMAIGPVTLRGLRPGEWRELTPEELAMLGRPKRGRSPAGPARFAGRARREPGSPQRQKKRKS from the coding sequence ATGCAGGAGCGGCTTCAGAAGGTGCTGGCCGCCTGCGGCTGCGGAAGTCGGCGGGAGTGTGAGCGGTTCATCGTGGACGGCCGCGTGGCCGTGAACGGTGTCGTGGTGACGGAGCTCGGTTCCCGCGCCGACCCGGAACGGGACCGCATCACGCTGGACGGAAGGCTCGTTCAGCCTCCGCCGTTACGCTACATTGCCCTTTACAAGCCACGCGGAGTGGCCAGCACGAGGCGCGACCCTCACGCGAAGCGGACGGTGATGGATCTATTGCCGCCGGATCTGCAGCACCTGTATCCTGTGGGCCGACTGGATGTCCCCAGCGAGGGACTGGTGATCCTGACGAACGATGGGGACCTGGCCAATCGCCTGACGCATCCGCGTTTCGGTGTCCCCAAAGTCTACCGCGTGACGGTCTCCGGCATCGTCACGAATGCGGAAGTGGAGATGATGCGGCGGGGAATGGATCTGGAGGACGGCCGGACTCTGCCGGCGGGTGTGGTGGTGGATGACCGGGATTTGAAGGAGGACCGAACCCGGCTGGAGGTCGTGCTGACGGAGGGGCGAAAGCGTATCATCCGCAGGATGTTCGAGGCTCTGGGACACGAGACGCTTAGGCTGAAGAGGATGGCCATCGGGCCGGTGACCCTGCGGGGCCTGAGGCCCGGCGAGTGGCGCGAGTTGACTCCTGAGGAGCTGGCCATGCTTGGCCGTCCGAAGCGAGGACGCTCGCCTGCCGGACCGGCTCGCTTTGCGGGAAGGGCTCGTAGAGAGCCTGGAAGCCCGCAGCGGCAAAAGAAGAGGAAATCCTGA
- a CDS encoding serine-type D-Ala-D-Ala carboxypeptidase, producing MRGLRYVFGLSSSFVRASHLSPAAAISYRTLAALLAVFLIGGAVSAAGGPAVSASSAIIVDARSGQVLWSKNAAVRRPMASTTKVMTALLALELGNLDDVVTVPEGVEQIPEMSFHLIPGEKLTLRQLLYAVMVRSANDAAVVVARHIGGTEEHFVELMNLRARQLGLRDTQFRNPNGLHAEGHFSTAADLARLAREAIATPGFNEFCSTRSIVIERPMSQDRLLRNTARFLRDYPGADGIKTGYTRQAGRCFIGSATINGWRVITVVLNSVDAGADTRALMDYAFARFAPRTLAKAGDIHSRVRVAGGDPEELPLAVNSDLVVCVPRTGGVVRKLVELRRLEPPLNRGDRVGDLVVEVDGRPVQRVALVAADDVQPRRLRNPLFLAVLGSFPAGYVCLRRSRNGG from the coding sequence ATGCGTGGCCTGCGGTATGTCTTTGGGTTATCCTCTTCTTTTGTGAGAGCCTCTCATCTGTCACCTGCTGCTGCGATCTCATACCGGACGCTTGCAGCCCTGCTGGCGGTGTTCCTGATCGGTGGGGCCGTCTCTGCGGCGGGCGGACCGGCCGTCAGCGCTTCTTCCGCCATCATCGTGGACGCCCGCAGCGGACAGGTGCTCTGGTCCAAAAATGCCGCGGTCCGGCGACCCATGGCCAGTACCACCAAGGTGATGACGGCTCTGCTGGCGCTGGAGCTGGGGAATCTGGACGACGTGGTTACGGTTCCGGAGGGCGTGGAGCAGATCCCGGAGATGTCCTTTCATCTGATCCCCGGCGAAAAGCTCACTCTCCGCCAGCTGCTCTATGCGGTGATGGTCCGTTCGGCGAACGACGCGGCGGTTGTTGTGGCGCGCCATATCGGGGGCACTGAGGAGCATTTCGTGGAGCTGATGAACCTCCGGGCGCGGCAACTGGGGCTGCGGGACACGCAGTTCCGCAATCCGAACGGACTGCACGCGGAGGGGCACTTCTCCACAGCGGCGGATCTCGCGCGGTTGGCGCGAGAAGCTATCGCCACGCCGGGGTTCAACGAATTCTGCTCCACCCGCTCCATCGTCATTGAGCGGCCGATGAGCCAGGACCGCCTGTTGCGGAATACCGCCCGGTTTCTGCGGGACTATCCGGGCGCGGACGGCATAAAGACCGGTTATACCCGGCAAGCGGGGCGATGTTTCATCGGTTCAGCCACCATAAACGGTTGGCGGGTTATTACGGTGGTCCTGAACAGCGTGGACGCAGGGGCCGATACCCGTGCGCTGATGGACTATGCATTCGCCCGTTTCGCCCCCCGGACGCTTGCGAAGGCGGGGGATATCCATTCGCGGGTTCGCGTGGCAGGCGGAGATCCTGAAGAGCTGCCGCTGGCAGTAAACTCGGACCTGGTTGTCTGCGTCCCACGGACGGGAGGCGTGGTGAGGAAGCTGGTGGAGTTGCGGAGGTTGGAGCCTCCTCTCAACCGGGGCGACAGGGTGGGGGATCTCGTAGTGGAGGTGGATGGCAGGCCGGTGCAGCGGGTTGCCCTGGTGGCCGCGGACGATGTGCAGCCACGACGGTTGCGCAATCCCCTTTTTCTTGCTGTTCTCGGCTCATTTCCGGCGGGCTACGTCTGCCTCAGGCGCTCCCGCAACGGGGGATAG
- the yvrC gene encoding putative ABC transporter substrate-binding lipoprotein YvrC has translation MRKPCYSRLWSVLFLPVACGALLASCGAPGRSPSEPAAEAHRSPRRIVSLSPGTTEILFAVGAGDRVVGVTSQCDYPPETGGREKVGDVSISVEKVVALKPDLVVADAFLNREAVRSVRSLGIPVVTISPKNLDEVAQAVETIAAACGTSEQGRKVAGDIRSAVESMRRTHRGRSAVKVLFAVQASPLWAAAQNTFVDEMITLCGGVNVSRKAGKNGFVLFSEESAVAAAPEVILVTDRPALEYFLRSSAWRGCPAVRRRSVIQVDPDVFLRPSPRIVEGLQQLSAIIGSAQVTQ, from the coding sequence ATGCGCAAGCCCTGTTATTCCCGTCTCTGGTCAGTGCTCTTTCTACCGGTCGCGTGCGGCGCTTTGTTGGCTTCGTGCGGCGCGCCAGGCCGGTCACCTTCGGAACCGGCCGCAGAGGCACACAGGTCCCCCCGCCGTATCGTTTCTCTCAGCCCCGGAACCACCGAGATTTTGTTCGCCGTTGGCGCTGGCGATCGTGTCGTTGGCGTCACCTCTCAGTGCGACTATCCTCCGGAGACCGGCGGTCGGGAGAAGGTGGGCGATGTCTCCATCAGCGTTGAGAAGGTGGTGGCGCTGAAACCGGATCTTGTGGTCGCTGATGCGTTCTTGAACCGCGAGGCGGTACGGTCCGTCCGCAGTCTGGGAATTCCCGTGGTGACCATCTCTCCGAAAAATCTGGACGAGGTCGCGCAGGCTGTCGAGACCATAGCGGCCGCGTGCGGCACATCCGAGCAGGGCCGCAAGGTTGCTGGCGATATCCGCTCCGCAGTGGAGAGTATGAGACGCACGCACCGGGGACGATCCGCCGTGAAGGTGCTGTTTGCTGTTCAAGCCTCTCCCCTGTGGGCGGCGGCTCAGAATACGTTTGTGGATGAGATGATCACTTTGTGCGGCGGCGTGAATGTCTCACGGAAGGCAGGGAAGAACGGTTTCGTGCTTTTCTCCGAGGAGAGCGCGGTTGCGGCCGCGCCGGAGGTCATCCTTGTGACGGACCGGCCTGCCCTGGAATACTTCCTCCGGTCCTCCGCCTGGCGGGGCTGTCCGGCTGTTCGGCGACGCAGCGTCATTCAGGTGGATCCCGACGTGTTCCTGCGGCCCTCTCCCCGTATCGTCGAAGGGTTGCAGCAGCTCTCCGCCATCATCGGATCAGCGCAGGTGACGCAGTGA
- a CDS encoding heme ABC transporter permease has product MKTRAALRTRLTLAAAVPACLLVVCFFAGLWTGAVGVGPMEALGQVASHLTGRAGPETSIIWDLRLPRILLAAVVGAVLAAGGAAMQGLLGNPLAEPYTAGVSSGCVLGASLAVILGLDSVAGGWPVPAAAFLTGLAAVLLVLALARRSGKLDVNTFLLAGIIVGAFFWAVTTFVLSLAREDIARIFMWLAGSFAAPYPWDYLKMASVIGLLCLAGLFWNARDLNAFALGEDQARSLGVEPERLKAMVILLTTLGTAACVSAAGVIGFAGLIVPHGMRRVFGPDHRPLLVSSALCGACLLVLADALARSLAPPREVPVGVITSIVGAPVFLWILSRGRA; this is encoded by the coding sequence GTGAAAACGCGCGCGGCACTCCGGACAAGACTGACGCTGGCGGCAGCCGTTCCGGCGTGCCTTCTGGTGGTGTGTTTCTTTGCCGGCCTGTGGACAGGGGCGGTCGGAGTGGGGCCGATGGAGGCACTGGGACAGGTGGCCTCACATCTGACCGGAAGGGCCGGCCCGGAGACCAGCATCATATGGGATCTGCGGTTGCCGCGCATCCTCCTGGCTGCGGTGGTGGGAGCGGTGCTTGCGGCGGGTGGGGCGGCCATGCAGGGGCTTCTAGGTAATCCGCTTGCCGAACCGTATACGGCAGGGGTCTCTTCCGGATGCGTGCTCGGCGCCAGCCTGGCGGTCATCCTGGGGCTGGATTCGGTGGCGGGGGGCTGGCCGGTGCCGGCTGCCGCATTTCTGACGGGGCTGGCTGCCGTGTTGCTGGTGCTCGCGCTGGCGCGCCGCTCCGGGAAGCTGGATGTCAATACCTTTCTTCTTGCGGGCATCATCGTCGGGGCGTTTTTCTGGGCGGTCACCACGTTTGTGCTGAGTCTTGCCCGGGAGGATATTGCGCGGATCTTTATGTGGCTGGCAGGCAGCTTCGCCGCGCCTTACCCGTGGGATTATCTGAAGATGGCCTCCGTGATCGGTCTGCTATGCCTGGCGGGGTTGTTCTGGAATGCCCGGGACCTCAACGCCTTTGCGCTGGGTGAGGATCAGGCGCGCTCGCTCGGGGTGGAGCCCGAGCGCCTGAAGGCGATGGTCATCCTGCTCACCACGCTCGGGACGGCTGCGTGCGTCTCCGCGGCTGGGGTCATCGGTTTCGCCGGACTCATTGTGCCGCACGGGATGCGCCGTGTCTTCGGCCCCGATCACCGGCCGCTGCTGGTGTCATCAGCGCTCTGTGGAGCCTGCCTCCTGGTGCTGGCCGATGCGCTCGCCCGCAGCCTTGCGCCACCGCGTGAGGTTCCGGTGGGCGTCATAACCTCCATAGTCGGCGCGCCGGTCTTCCTGTGGATCCTGTCAAGGGGACGGGCCTGA
- a CDS encoding ABC transporter → MLRLCDVTAGYRRDRPVLRRVSLEILPGEMTGIVGPNGSGKTTLVRVASRSLRPLSGTVLLEGSDIWRLNARGFARQVAVVPQDTQVPFDLSALDVVLLGRHPHVGRLHMETREDEDAAMAALEMVGAGHLARRSVRRISGGERQRVAIARALAQEPRVLLLDEPTAHLDLAHQTEVMSLVARLCRDRAIAVAAVLHDLNLAAAWCQRLVVLAEGRVEAVGAPSAVLSESLVAHVWNARMWVRRNPLTGRPFLLPAPPPYEAERHETGDRPLVHVICGGGSGGPVLSALVHEGFRVTCGVVNVGDSDEELCRAMNIPHAAEAPFSPVSPERSEVNRRMALDADAVVVTQFCVGPGNLDNVRVALDAQKAGRPVFLLADGSPDEVDYTGGLGRALLTELQTRAERVHGVENLLSRLRALSG, encoded by the coding sequence ATGCTGAGGCTGTGCGATGTGACTGCCGGCTACCGGCGTGACCGTCCAGTGCTGCGCAGGGTATCGTTGGAGATCCTCCCCGGCGAGATGACCGGCATCGTCGGACCCAACGGAAGCGGCAAGACCACTCTGGTGCGCGTCGCTTCCCGCTCGCTGCGTCCCCTCTCCGGGACCGTATTGCTGGAGGGCTCAGACATCTGGCGACTCAACGCGCGCGGATTTGCGCGGCAGGTGGCGGTCGTCCCACAGGATACCCAAGTTCCATTCGATCTCTCAGCACTGGATGTCGTGCTGCTCGGCAGGCACCCGCATGTGGGGCGGCTTCACATGGAGACCCGGGAAGACGAGGATGCGGCGATGGCCGCTCTGGAGATGGTTGGAGCCGGGCATCTGGCGCGCCGGTCCGTGCGCCGGATCTCGGGCGGCGAGCGCCAGCGCGTGGCCATCGCCCGCGCTCTGGCCCAGGAGCCCCGCGTTCTGCTGCTGGACGAGCCCACCGCTCATCTGGACTTGGCGCATCAGACGGAAGTGATGTCTCTTGTGGCTCGCCTGTGTCGTGATAGGGCCATTGCTGTCGCGGCGGTGCTGCATGATCTCAACCTCGCGGCTGCCTGGTGTCAGCGGCTGGTGGTGCTGGCGGAAGGAAGGGTGGAGGCGGTCGGCGCCCCGTCGGCCGTCCTCTCGGAATCGCTGGTCGCCCACGTGTGGAATGCCCGGATGTGGGTGCGCAGGAATCCGCTCACGGGGCGGCCATTTCTGCTCCCCGCTCCGCCGCCTTATGAAGCGGAGCGCCACGAGACCGGGGATCGCCCGCTGGTGCACGTGATCTGCGGCGGTGGGAGCGGTGGACCGGTCCTGAGCGCCCTGGTGCACGAAGGGTTCCGGGTGACGTGCGGAGTTGTCAACGTGGGGGATTCCGACGAGGAGCTCTGCCGCGCGATGAACATCCCACACGCCGCCGAGGCTCCGTTCTCCCCCGTTTCTCCGGAGCGCTCCGAGGTCAACCGGCGGATGGCTCTGGATGCGGACGCCGTCGTCGTGACCCAGTTCTGCGTCGGACCGGGCAATCTGGACAATGTCCGGGTGGCGCTGGATGCGCAGAAGGCCGGGAGGCCTGTATTCCTGCTGGCGGATGGCTCGCCGGATGAGGTGGACTATACAGGCGGGCTGGGCCGGGCCCTGCTGACGGAGCTGCAAACCCGCGCGGAGCGGGTACACGGTGTGGAGAATCTTCTGAGCCGGCTCCGGGCGCTCTCCGGCTGA
- the scpA gene encoding segregation and condensation protein A, producing MAIDLRQESSTGFQVRLQQFEGPLDLLLHLIREQELDIYDIPIAQVTDQYLLYLQRMEELDLDIAGEFLVMAATLIELKSRMLLPKPPSPPEEEGPDPRAELVERLLEYEKYREVAALLRDQEETCRLLYSRTVEVDPEEFPPVPSGTVTTADLLAALKRVLERADVDKEPAAVIPRRRITLRLKMGEILRRLKESGGRLSFHHLFSSERTRTEVVVAFLALLELLRQRKVDAQQEQCLGEIIIFEPAGEAVTLEAVSP from the coding sequence ATGGCAATAGACCTCAGGCAAGAATCCTCCACGGGCTTTCAGGTGCGCCTGCAGCAGTTCGAGGGGCCGCTGGACCTGTTGCTCCACCTGATCCGCGAACAGGAGCTGGATATCTACGATATCCCCATCGCACAGGTGACGGACCAGTATCTCCTGTACCTGCAGCGGATGGAAGAGCTCGACCTGGATATCGCCGGCGAGTTCCTGGTGATGGCGGCGACGCTCATCGAACTCAAGTCGCGCATGTTGCTGCCCAAACCCCCGTCTCCTCCCGAGGAAGAAGGACCCGATCCACGCGCTGAGCTGGTGGAGCGGCTGCTGGAATATGAGAAGTACCGTGAGGTGGCGGCTCTATTGCGCGATCAGGAAGAGACGTGCCGTCTTCTGTATTCCCGGACTGTGGAGGTGGATCCCGAAGAGTTCCCGCCGGTTCCCTCCGGCACTGTGACCACTGCCGACCTGCTGGCCGCGCTGAAGCGGGTTCTGGAGAGGGCCGATGTGGATAAGGAGCCTGCCGCGGTCATCCCCAGGCGCAGGATCACCCTGCGTCTGAAGATGGGAGAGATCCTCCGCCGCCTGAAGGAGAGCGGAGGACGCCTCTCCTTCCACCACCTGTTCTCTTCTGAACGTACGCGCACTGAAGTTGTCGTGGCCTTCCTGGCGCTGCTGGAGTTGCTCAGACAGCGGAAGGTGGACGCGCAACAGGAGCAGTGCCTGGGAGAGATAATCATCTTCGAGCCGGCCGGCGAGGCTGTGACATTGGAGGCTGTCTCGCCATGA